The genomic interval GCGGATGGCCACCATGGCGACGTAGTGCGGCGTCAGCGTGACCTTGTGGCGCGCCAGGAGCAGGGTTGCGCCCAGGCAGGCGCCCATCGCCAGCAAGAGCAGTGCGCACCCGAGCAGCCATTTCACCGCCAGCACCTGGGTACGGCTGACGGGCAGGGTTTCCAGGAACAGCTGGGTACGGCCCATGTATTCGCGCACGACCAGGCGGTTGGCCAGCACCAGCGCCATCAGGGGCACCATGATCGCGACAATTTTCTGATAGGCCACCATCGGGCTGCCCATGATCCCCGCCGCGCGCAAGGCGACAGCCTGCCCGAGCGCCAGCAACAGCAGCATGGCCAGCAGCACCCAGCGGTGCTCGCGCCACTCCTTGTAGAGGAGGGCGCGCATCAGGCGGTCACGCTGTCGGTGCGGGCAAAGGCCAGGAAGATGTCTTCCGGGGACAGCCGCTCGGCGACGGCGCCTGGCGGCAAGGTGGCCCCGTCCCATAGCGTTGGATCGGCCTGCCAGATATCGCCGCGCAGCCGCGTGAAACCCTCGCCGGGAATCGCGTCGTCAAGCGCGACGATGCGCCGCACCTGCGTGCGCAAGGCACCGACTTCGCCCTCGAAACGGCAGCTGCCGGCCTGCACGATGCCGACGCGCTGTGCGAGCTGCTCCACCTCGCCGACCAGGTGCGAGGAAAACATCACCGTCGTGCCCTGTTCGCGCTGCAAGGCCTGCAATTGATCGTTGAACTCGCGCCGTGCCACCGGATCGAGCCCGGCCGTCGGTTCGTCCAGCAGCAGCAATTCCGGGCGCGGCGCCAGCGCCAGCGCCAGCCCCAGCTTGGTGCGTGTGCCGCCGGACATCTCCGA from Massilia sp. Se16.2.3 carries:
- a CDS encoding ABC transporter ATP-binding protein produces the protein MNAVELESVTHRYGRVQALDGLNLTVRQGEMFGFLGRNGAGKTTTLKLLMGLLRPDSGSITVLGRPVKRMPAGLKQRIGYVCQEPNFYPWMTADQLGDFVGSFYPTWDAPEFQRLLRMLDVPRDRRASEMSGGTRTKLGLALALAPRPELLLLDEPTAGLDPVARREFNDQLQALQREQGTTVMFSSHLVGEVEQLAQRVGIVQAGSCRFEGEVGALRTQVRRIVALDDAIPGEGFTRLRGDIWQADPTLWDGATLPPGAVAERLSPEDIFLAFARTDSVTA
- a CDS encoding ABC-2 transporter permease, whose amino-acid sequence is MRALLYKEWREHRWVLLAMLLLLALGQAVALRAAGIMGSPMVAYQKIVAIMVPLMALVLANRLVVREYMGRTQLFLETLPVSRTQVLAVKWLLGCALLLLAMGACLGATLLLARHKVTLTPHYVAMVAIRSASFALFSYALAFAIGLTGRYRYVIWSMLAVCTMAANAVGQLAIQNWAPFYLAQESMVYERLVLPLSEVLVTCGIAAALVVATFALALSAEGSLVVALSRRMRSRENPPSPSASPQ